In a genomic window of Chrysemys picta bellii isolate R12L10 chromosome 1, ASM1138683v2, whole genome shotgun sequence:
- the N6AMT1 gene encoding methyltransferase N6AMT1 isoform X4, with amino-acid sequence MKNPRRTPGAVEPQCQVEISLEVGAGSGVVSTFLASIVGPSALYICTDINPIAASCTLETAVLNKVHIHPVITDLVTGLLPRLSGKVDLLLFNPPYVVTPSEEVESHGIEAAWAGGKNGREVMDRLFPLVPDLLSTGGLFYLVTIKENNPDEILETMKKYGLRGTRVLSRQAGRETLTILKFSKS; translated from the exons agTTGAGATCTCCCTTGAAGTAGGAGCTGGATCAGGTGTGGTTTCAACATTTCTGGCTTCCATTGTTGGACCCAGTGCATTGTACAT ATGTACAGATATCAACCCTATAGCAGCTTCTTGTACCTTGGAGACAGCTGTACTTAACAAAGTTCACATTCACCCAGTAATTACTGACTTG GTCACGGGATTGTTACCAAGATTAAGTGGGAAAGTTGATCTACTACTATTTAATCCACCGTATGTGGTAACCCCTTCTGAAGAG GTAGAAAGCCATGGAATAGAGGCAGCCTGGGCTGGAGGCAAAAATGGCAGAGAAGTAATGGATAGGCTTTTTCCTTTAGTGCCAGACCTGCTTTCAACAGGAGGATTATTCTATTTAGTTACAATTAAAGAGAACAACCCAG ATGAAATTTTGGAAACAATGAAGAAATACGGTTTAAGAGGTACTAGAGTACTTTCTAGACAAGCAGGAAGAGAAACTCTCACAATTCTCAAATTCAGCAAGTCCTGA